The following proteins are encoded in a genomic region of uncultured Ilyobacter sp.:
- a CDS encoding BMC domain-containing protein: protein MKKNLILLEFRNISSAFFILNEITKNFNVNVEESRLICPGKYLLIFSGTQGEIDNVRMNVEEIRNEKNKYKHIIIKTISGISSDLLEKLNKIINYPEYVRSLGIVEFSNTAEAIKTADIIEDMSPVVILTIKIGIGMCAKGVIIFEGDTSAVTEIIAKIDNESIEGMISSDIVNSPSKILLDNFRF from the coding sequence TTGAAAAAAAATCTTATTTTATTAGAATTTCGAAATATAAGCTCAGCCTTTTTCATATTGAATGAAATCACAAAAAATTTTAATGTAAATGTTGAAGAATCAAGGTTGATTTGCCCTGGGAAATATCTGCTAATCTTTAGCGGTACTCAGGGAGAGATTGATAATGTCAGAATGAATGTGGAAGAGATAAGAAATGAAAAAAACAAATACAAACATATTATCATCAAGACAATAAGCGGCATCAGCAGTGACCTCCTAGAAAAATTAAATAAAATTATTAATTATCCAGAATATGTCAGAAGTCTGGGTATAGTTGAGTTTTCAAATACGGCAGAAGCAATAAAGACTGCTGACATAATAGAGGATATGAGTCCTGTTGTCATACTTACAATAAAAATTGGGATTGGAATGTGTGCCAAGGGAGTAATAATCTTTGAGGGGGATACATCAGCTGTAACTGAGATAATAGCCAAGATAGATAATGAGAGTATAGAGGGAATGATTTCATCAGATATTGTAAATTCTCCTAGCAAAATTTTATTGGATAATTTCCGTTTCTAA
- a CDS encoding aldehyde dehydrogenase family protein, with amino-acid sequence MNLDAKNLNNIVSLIMKELDNKNNLSDAGQCFDGDEKNGIFSSMDVAVSKAKEAQVTLFASKLELRERIIKAIREDIRGAAAELAEMAVEETGMGRVDDKTLKHYVTVEKTPGVEDLRAFAYSGDSGLTVMELSPYGVIGSITPSTNPSETIVCNAIGMIAAGNSVVFAPHPGAKKTSLRAVEIINKAVARAGGPNNLVVTISEPSIENTNKMVKNPDIKMVVATGGPGVVKSVMSSGKKAIGAGAGNPPVLVDETADIEKAAKDIVNGCSFDNNLPCITEKEVVAVDSITDYLIFEMQKNGAYLIQDSKTIKKLCEMVINDGSPNRAYVGKNASYILKDLGIDVGDEIKVIILETDAGHPLAVLEMLMPVLPIVRVKDALEGIKVCKKLEDGLRHTAMIHSKNIDILTKYARDMETTILVKNGPSYSGIGVGGEGYTTFTIAGPTGEGLTSAKSFARNRRCALVGGLSIK; translated from the coding sequence ATGAATTTGGATGCAAAGAATCTAAACAATATTGTTTCTTTGATCATGAAGGAACTGGACAATAAGAATAATTTAAGCGACGCTGGTCAGTGTTTCGATGGAGACGAAAAAAACGGGATTTTTTCTTCTATGGATGTTGCTGTCTCTAAGGCTAAAGAAGCTCAGGTGACTCTGTTTGCATCTAAATTGGAGCTCAGAGAGAGAATAATAAAGGCAATCAGAGAAGATATCAGGGGAGCGGCGGCTGAACTTGCCGAAATGGCAGTAGAAGAAACAGGTATGGGCAGAGTAGATGACAAGACCTTGAAACATTATGTTACTGTGGAAAAAACTCCAGGTGTTGAGGATTTGAGAGCCTTTGCTTATAGTGGAGATAGTGGCTTGACTGTGATGGAATTGTCGCCCTATGGAGTAATTGGATCGATAACTCCGTCTACAAATCCAAGTGAAACTATTGTCTGCAATGCCATAGGAATGATTGCTGCAGGTAATTCAGTGGTTTTTGCTCCACATCCTGGTGCAAAAAAAACATCTCTCAGGGCAGTGGAAATTATAAATAAAGCAGTGGCGAGGGCTGGGGGACCAAATAATCTAGTTGTTACAATTTCTGAACCTAGCATAGAGAATACCAATAAAATGGTTAAAAATCCGGATATTAAAATGGTAGTGGCTACAGGAGGACCGGGGGTTGTAAAAAGTGTTATGTCCTCTGGGAAGAAGGCTATAGGGGCAGGAGCAGGAAATCCCCCTGTATTAGTGGATGAAACTGCTGATATAGAGAAGGCGGCTAAGGATATTGTAAATGGATGTAGCTTTGATAATAATTTGCCGTGTATAACAGAAAAAGAGGTTGTGGCAGTAGACTCAATAACAGATTATCTTATATTTGAGATGCAGAAAAACGGAGCTTATCTGATACAGGACAGCAAAACAATAAAAAAATTATGTGAGATGGTTATAAATGACGGATCACCAAACAGAGCCTATGTGGGGAAAAATGCTTCATATATCCTCAAGGATTTGGGGATAGACGTTGGTGATGAAATAAAAGTAATTATTCTCGAAACAGATGCAGGGCATCCCCTTGCTGTCTTAGAAATGCTAATGCCGGTTTTACCAATAGTAAGGGTAAAAGACGCTTTAGAAGGTATAAAAGTATGTAAAAAACTTGAAGACGGACTCAGGCACACTGCCATGATTCACTCAAAAAACATAGATATTCTGACAAAATATGCACGGGATATGGAAACAACAATACTTGTAAAAAATGGACCTTCATATTCAGGAATTGGAGTAGGAGGAGAAGGTTATACTACTTTTACCATAGCAGGCCCAACTGGAGAGGGATTGACCTCTGCCAAAAGTTTTGCCAGAAACAGAAGATGTGCATTGGTTGGAGGCTTATCAATAAAATAA
- a CDS encoding cob(I)yrinic acid a,c-diamide adenosyltransferase — translation MGEIYTNLVNVYTKKGDSGDTGLYGGSRVSKTDIKVETYGSIDEASSFIGVARAIIKDEKIKTTLYKIQEKFIVIGGYLSSDRKGVLKLKEKISDDDVDKLEKEIDYFSKELLPLTNFVIPGENIQSSSLHVARTVVRRSERKIVHLKERREVPKEILKYINRTSDLLFILARVTEGQEAISCISRDIMERIEKLESKTWLMPGKSGGKGRDMESKNMLSLEDAKEIVSAGEKKAAEMGKDFVFAVVNSEGNLILEEKMDNAILASTDIALKKAYTSAALKMPTSELADLVKPGGSLYGLHADSKYVVFGGGYPLEFEGKIIGAVGVSGGTVEEDITIVDACVESFIKRED, via the coding sequence GTGGGAGAAATCTACACCAATTTGGTAAATGTATACACTAAAAAGGGAGATTCTGGTGATACTGGACTTTATGGAGGATCAAGGGTCTCAAAAACAGATATAAAAGTAGAGACCTATGGGAGTATAGATGAAGCCAGTTCTTTTATAGGAGTTGCAAGAGCTATAATAAAAGATGAAAAGATCAAAACAACTCTTTATAAAATTCAGGAAAAATTTATCGTAATAGGGGGCTACCTTTCTAGTGACAGAAAAGGAGTTTTGAAATTAAAAGAAAAAATTTCTGATGATGACGTAGATAAACTTGAAAAAGAAATAGACTATTTTTCCAAAGAACTACTTCCTCTTACTAACTTTGTAATACCAGGAGAAAATATCCAGTCTTCCTCTTTACATGTTGCCAGAACTGTGGTTCGCAGAAGTGAAAGAAAGATAGTCCACCTAAAGGAGAGAAGAGAAGTTCCAAAAGAGATTTTAAAATATATAAATAGGACTTCAGATCTTTTGTTTATTCTAGCTAGAGTAACAGAGGGGCAGGAAGCAATCAGTTGTATATCAAGGGATATTATGGAAAGAATAGAAAAACTAGAATCTAAAACTTGGTTGATGCCTGGAAAATCAGGTGGGAAAGGAAGGGACATGGAAAGTAAAAATATGCTCAGTTTAGAGGATGCAAAAGAGATAGTCTCTGCAGGGGAAAAAAAGGCTGCAGAAATGGGTAAAGATTTTGTTTTTGCAGTAGTTAATTCAGAGGGAAATTTAATACTGGAAGAAAAAATGGATAATGCCATTTTGGCAAGCACAGATATTGCTCTTAAAAAAGCCTATACATCTGCAGCTTTAAAGATGCCTACATCGGAACTTGCAGATTTGGTAAAACCCGGGGGATCCCTTTACGGTCTTCATGCAGACTCTAAATATGTTGTATTCGGAGGTGGGTATCCACTGGAATTTGAGGGGAAAATAATAGGAGCAGTGGGAGTCAGCGGCGGTACGGTAGAAGAGGATATTACTATTGTAGATGCATGTGTTGAATCCTTTATAAAACGGGAGGATTAA
- a CDS encoding EutN/CcmL family microcompartment protein, translating into MFLAKVVGKVVATTKDEGLNGKKILIVAPIDMDGNISGKEFVSIDSVGAGIGDQILVTKGSVSTYAFADKNIPVDSAIVAIIDVIEKN; encoded by the coding sequence ATGTTTTTAGCTAAGGTAGTAGGGAAGGTAGTGGCCACAACTAAAGATGAAGGGTTAAACGGAAAAAAGATTCTTATAGTTGCCCCTATAGATATGGACGGGAATATCTCTGGAAAAGAATTTGTGAGCATAGACAGTGTAGGGGCCGGGATTGGGGATCAGATACTGGTGACAAAAGGAAGTGTTTCTACATACGCTTTTGCCGATAAAAACATTCCTGTGGATTCTGCAATTGTAGCTATAATTGATGTAATAGAAAAAAATTAG
- a CDS encoding flavoprotein: MEFDLLIDHIVKEVMGKLKTQNAVKEQEKKRCLVIVNGGTVSLEQVLLQLKEISCNYDLKILFSQAGREIVGEERFSGYETKELSMTEASSFLKNIDIVLLPLLTKNTCAKVAVGIRDNTVTYIISKAISAEKEIVAVNDSCSTEDGTAYADQLNLNIKKLKSYGITFVKSTELSNYILRENKKRVTCLREKKIITLADLFNIKNRKIVLSKDTIVTALAKEKAKDNEVSFEIEE, encoded by the coding sequence ATGGAATTTGACCTATTGATAGACCATATAGTCAAAGAAGTCATGGGAAAATTAAAAACTCAAAATGCAGTAAAAGAACAGGAAAAAAAGAGATGTCTTGTGATAGTTAATGGCGGAACTGTGAGTTTAGAACAAGTTCTTCTGCAACTAAAAGAAATCTCATGCAATTATGATCTGAAGATTCTGTTTTCTCAGGCTGGTAGGGAAATAGTGGGAGAAGAGAGATTTTCTGGATATGAAACTAAAGAACTTTCTATGACTGAGGCCTCTTCTTTTCTAAAAAATATTGATATTGTTTTACTCCCTTTGCTTACTAAGAATACCTGTGCAAAAGTCGCCGTGGGAATAAGGGACAACACTGTTACTTATATTATTTCTAAGGCAATATCGGCAGAGAAAGAGATCGTAGCTGTGAATGATTCCTGCTCTACAGAAGATGGCACAGCCTACGCAGATCAGTTAAACCTTAATATAAAAAAGTTGAAGAGTTACGGGATTACCTTTGTAAAAAGTACTGAACTATCAAATTATATATTGAGAGAGAATAAAAAGAGAGTAACGTGTCTTAGGGAGAAGAAAATCATAACTTTAGCAGACTTGTTTAATATAAAAAACAGAAAAATTGTATTGTCAAAAGATACCATAGTGACAGCTCTTGCTAAAGAAAAAGCAAAAGATAACGAGGTTAGCTTTGAAATTGAGGAATAA
- a CDS encoding phosphate propanoyltransferase, with protein sequence MKPSKDALELILKEVLSDIISDEVVVGVSNRHLHISQEDLEKIFGSGYKLTKMKELRQPGHYAANETVTIIGPKGKMEKIRILGPVRKETQLEISMSDAFKLGIKAPVKESGKLEGTPGITIIGPKGTLKKDKGVIVAGRHIHMPKFIADIKGYKDGDMVSVETSGERKALLQNVLIRVGSNVVKEIHLDMDEANASGASNGAFVKIIRD encoded by the coding sequence ATGAAACCTTCTAAAGATGCGTTGGAGCTTATATTAAAGGAGGTTCTTTCTGACATTATTTCTGATGAGGTAGTCGTTGGAGTATCAAATAGACATCTGCATATCTCCCAAGAAGATTTGGAGAAAATTTTTGGATCAGGGTATAAGCTGACCAAAATGAAGGAGTTGAGACAGCCGGGGCACTATGCTGCAAATGAAACGGTAACTATTATCGGGCCAAAGGGAAAGATGGAAAAAATCAGAATTTTGGGCCCTGTAAGAAAAGAAACTCAGCTGGAGATATCGATGTCTGATGCATTTAAACTAGGAATAAAGGCTCCTGTAAAAGAATCAGGTAAGTTAGAAGGAACCCCTGGGATAACAATAATAGGACCTAAGGGAACACTAAAAAAAGATAAGGGTGTAATAGTTGCAGGAAGACACATACACATGCCAAAATTTATTGCCGATATTAAAGGTTATAAAGATGGAGATATGGTTTCTGTAGAAACTTCTGGAGAAAGAAAAGCCCTATTGCAAAATGTTTTGATCAGAGTGGGATCGAATGTAGTAAAAGAGATTCACTTGGATATGGATGAGGCAAATGCTTCCGGAGCATCAAACGGTGCTTTCGTAAAAATAATAAGGGATTAA
- a CDS encoding BMC domain-containing protein: MGNALGLIETKGLVGAIEAADAMTKSANVELVGYEKIGSGLITVMVRGDVGAVKAAVDAGAAAAERLGSVQSAHVIPRPHTDTEKLLAKLEK; encoded by the coding sequence ATGGGAAATGCACTTGGATTAATAGAAACTAAGGGACTTGTGGGAGCAATAGAAGCGGCAGATGCTATGACGAAATCTGCAAATGTTGAGTTGGTTGGATATGAGAAGATAGGATCTGGTCTCATAACTGTAATGGTAAGAGGGGATGTAGGAGCTGTAAAAGCAGCAGTAGACGCTGGAGCAGCTGCAGCAGAAAGGTTAGGAAGCGTTCAATCTGCTCATGTAATCCCTAGACCACATACAGATACTGAAAAATTATTGGCAAAATTAGAGAAATAA
- a CDS encoding BMC domain-containing protein has protein sequence MGNSLGFIEIVGMLGAIEACDAAVKSANVELVGCELTKGGGWVTITLKGDVAAVKAGVDAAVASAERIAKVVSYTVIARPSEELGKITPDKLGQPKEKKDEESENKNEKDEEKVIVEKPVAEVKKEEEKIAQEKISPEKIAVEEKVAVEEKVAVEEKNAVAEKKMEEKHEIKTAAAAQKSTGTTRRRRTTTTTKK, from the coding sequence ATGGGTAACTCGTTAGGATTTATAGAGATAGTTGGAATGTTAGGGGCTATAGAGGCTTGTGATGCAGCGGTAAAATCAGCCAATGTAGAACTTGTGGGCTGTGAACTTACTAAAGGTGGGGGTTGGGTAACTATAACCTTAAAGGGTGATGTAGCAGCTGTAAAAGCCGGAGTAGATGCAGCAGTTGCCTCTGCTGAAAGGATAGCAAAGGTAGTTAGTTATACTGTAATAGCACGACCTTCTGAAGAGCTTGGGAAAATTACCCCAGATAAGCTTGGCCAGCCAAAAGAAAAAAAAGATGAAGAATCTGAAAATAAAAATGAGAAAGATGAAGAAAAAGTAATTGTAGAAAAGCCTGTGGCGGAAGTAAAAAAAGAAGAAGAAAAAATAGCTCAAGAAAAAATTTCACCAGAAAAAATAGCAGTGGAAGAAAAAGTAGCAGTAGAAGAAAAAGTAGCAGTGGAAGAAAAAAATGCGGTGGCAGAAAAAAAAATGGAAGAAAAGCATGAAATTAAAACTGCAGCAGCTGCACAAAAATCAACTGGAACGACTCGAAGGCGCAGAACAACTACAACAACAAAAAAATAA
- a CDS encoding glycerol dehydratase reactivase beta/small subunit family protein, whose translation MEKIAINIYYSNSLEISGNLEEVFYGIEEEGLPWLVAGSDEKDSKVLGNIASQSSKLGVGIGIGVDGVTLHHDKLEKYKPLFTFPLSSTKETFRMLGMNGARLIKGEPFVIPKGGK comes from the coding sequence ATGGAAAAGATAGCAATAAATATTTATTACTCAAATTCTCTGGAAATAAGTGGTAATCTAGAAGAGGTTTTCTACGGAATAGAGGAGGAAGGTCTACCGTGGTTGGTGGCCGGATCAGATGAAAAAGATTCGAAAGTATTGGGAAACATAGCTTCCCAGTCATCTAAGCTTGGTGTGGGTATTGGTATAGGAGTCGATGGGGTGACCCTTCATCATGATAAATTGGAAAAATATAAGCCGCTGTTTACCTTTCCTTTATCCAGTACGAAAGAAACCTTTAGAATGCTAGGGATGAACGGAGCTAGATTAATAAAAGGGGAACCTTTCGTTATCCCCAAAGGAGGGAAATAA
- a CDS encoding diol dehydratase reactivase subunit alpha: protein MKLIVGIDIGNATTESTLAQVDGGKIQVLSSGIVKTTGIKGTKENIKGVFKSLQKSLENCGKTLEEVSLIRINEAAPVIGDVAMETITETIITESTMIGHNPSTPGGIGIGVGISLPIEDIKKDHVGVEVIALINKEIDFQVAARTINNLVKMGVNITGAIVQKDDAVLINNRLDRKIPIIDEVLHIEKVPVNMKTAIEVSEKGGVISMLSNPYGIATLFDLTPEETKMIMPLSRALIGNRSAVVIKTPKGDVKSKIIPAGQLNIAGESKKRSVPVDRGSKEIMSAIKACHPVNDIHGEKGTNAGGMLEKVRVVMAQLTDQDIKNIKIQDLLAVDTFVPQKVVGGMAGEFAMENAIGVAAMVKADKLQMKMVASNLEEKLKIDVEVGGVEAEMAIIGSLTTPGTTKPLAILDMGAGSTDASIITKAGEISSCHLAGAGNMVTMLIDRELGLGNFDLAEDIKKYPLAKVESLFHIRHEDGSVQFFDTQLDPNIFARIVILKEGEMQPLEIDGNIEKIKNIRREAKKKVFVENGIRALMRISPTGNIRDIDYVVLVGGSALDFEVPQMITDSLAHYGIVAGRGNIRGVEGPRNAVATGLSLSYREG, encoded by the coding sequence GTGAAATTAATAGTAGGAATAGATATAGGAAATGCTACTACAGAAAGTACCCTTGCCCAGGTAGATGGAGGAAAGATCCAGGTACTAAGCAGTGGAATAGTAAAAACCACCGGGATTAAGGGTACCAAAGAAAATATTAAGGGAGTCTTCAAATCACTTCAAAAATCACTTGAAAATTGTGGGAAGACATTGGAAGAAGTCTCTCTTATAAGAATAAATGAAGCAGCTCCTGTTATTGGTGATGTGGCTATGGAAACAATCACTGAAACCATAATAACGGAATCTACTATGATAGGTCATAATCCTTCTACTCCAGGAGGAATTGGAATAGGTGTTGGAATTTCACTTCCAATTGAAGATATAAAGAAAGACCACGTTGGAGTAGAGGTAATAGCCCTTATCAATAAGGAAATTGATTTCCAAGTGGCAGCAAGAACAATAAATAATCTTGTAAAAATGGGAGTTAATATAACAGGGGCAATTGTCCAAAAGGATGATGCAGTTCTAATAAATAACAGGCTAGACAGGAAAATACCAATTATAGATGAAGTTCTCCATATTGAGAAAGTACCTGTAAATATGAAGACGGCTATAGAGGTATCTGAAAAAGGGGGAGTAATCTCGATGCTCTCTAATCCCTACGGGATCGCAACTTTATTTGATTTGACCCCAGAAGAGACCAAAATGATAATGCCTCTTTCTAGGGCTCTTATCGGAAACAGGTCGGCTGTAGTGATAAAAACCCCTAAGGGCGATGTAAAATCTAAAATTATACCAGCCGGGCAGTTGAATATTGCAGGAGAATCTAAAAAAAGATCCGTGCCAGTAGACAGAGGATCAAAAGAGATAATGAGTGCCATAAAGGCATGTCATCCTGTAAACGATATTCACGGAGAAAAGGGTACAAATGCCGGAGGAATGCTAGAAAAAGTAAGAGTTGTAATGGCTCAACTGACAGATCAAGATATAAAGAATATAAAAATCCAGGATTTACTCGCTGTGGATACCTTTGTCCCTCAAAAAGTTGTAGGTGGGATGGCTGGTGAGTTTGCTATGGAAAATGCCATTGGAGTGGCTGCAATGGTAAAAGCCGACAAACTTCAGATGAAAATGGTTGCTAGTAACTTGGAAGAAAAACTGAAGATAGACGTAGAAGTAGGGGGAGTAGAAGCAGAGATGGCTATAATAGGATCTCTTACTACACCAGGGACAACAAAACCTCTAGCAATACTGGATATGGGGGCTGGATCAACAGATGCCTCTATCATAACCAAGGCTGGAGAAATATCTTCTTGTCATCTGGCAGGGGCCGGGAATATGGTGACTATGCTCATAGACAGAGAGTTAGGGCTTGGGAATTTTGATTTGGCTGAAGATATAAAAAAATATCCTTTAGCAAAAGTTGAAAGCTTATTTCATATAAGACATGAAGACGGCAGTGTACAGTTCTTTGATACACAGCTAGACCCTAATATATTTGCAAGGATAGTGATATTGAAGGAGGGCGAGATGCAGCCTCTGGAAATAGACGGAAATATAGAAAAAATCAAAAATATACGAAGAGAAGCAAAGAAAAAAGTTTTCGTAGAAAACGGAATAAGGGCATTGATGAGGATATCTCCAACTGGGAATATAAGGGATATTGACTATGTGGTCTTAGTAGGTGGTTCGGCCCTTGATTTTGAGGTTCCTCAGATGATCACTGACAGCCTGGCTCACTATGGAATAGTGGCAGGAAGAGGAAATATTCGAGGAGTGGAAGGGCCTAGGAATGCCGTGGCAACAGGATTATCACTTTCATACAGGGAGGGGTAA
- a CDS encoding diol dehydratase small subunit has translation MEQQMLEKMIREAILSMSGESESCGVNTGTISVKDYPLSKNKADILKSSTGKSLKDFTVENVMNGSIKPEDIRISPETLEMQAQVAESDGRKAFAQNLRRAAELIAVPDDRILEIYDKLRPYRSTKDELLGIASELETKYNAKINAALVREATVLYEKRDRLKR, from the coding sequence TTGGAACAGCAAATGTTGGAAAAAATGATAAGAGAAGCAATCCTTTCGATGTCAGGAGAGAGTGAGAGCTGTGGCGTAAACACAGGAACTATATCTGTAAAAGATTATCCTCTAAGCAAGAATAAAGCTGATATTTTAAAGTCTTCTACTGGAAAAAGTCTTAAGGACTTTACTGTGGAAAATGTAATGAATGGGAGTATAAAACCTGAAGATATAAGAATATCTCCAGAAACCCTTGAAATGCAGGCTCAGGTAGCAGAGTCAGACGGAAGAAAAGCTTTTGCACAAAATCTTAGAAGGGCTGCAGAGCTTATTGCAGTTCCAGACGATAGAATTTTGGAGATATATGACAAGTTAAGACCTTATAGATCCACTAAAGACGAGCTTCTCGGAATAGCAAGTGAACTAGAGACAAAATATAATGCGAAAATAAATGCTGCACTTGTGAGAGAAGCGACAGTACTGTATGAAAAAAGAGACAGACTAAAAAGATAG
- a CDS encoding propanediol/glycerol family dehydratase medium subunit, protein MQLNEQAIRGIIEEVVKRYASGATPSETTSTLVSQGNLELTEVGEATKGMSKDEVVIAVAPAFAKYQTETITKIPHSDVLKEIMAGIEEEGLKPRLIRVLRTSDVSFLANDGAKLSGSGIGIGIQSKGTTVIHQKDLFPLSNLELFPQAPLLKREHFRMIGKNAAKYAKGESPNPVPQMNDQMARPKYQAIAALLHIKETEHVVKNSAPVELKAKFK, encoded by the coding sequence ATGCAGTTAAATGAGCAGGCGATTCGTGGAATTATAGAAGAAGTGGTAAAAAGATATGCAAGTGGTGCGACACCGAGTGAAACAACATCAACTCTGGTTTCTCAAGGAAATCTTGAACTTACAGAAGTAGGGGAAGCCACTAAAGGAATGAGCAAGGACGAAGTGGTAATAGCTGTAGCTCCTGCTTTTGCTAAATATCAGACAGAGACAATTACAAAGATACCTCACTCAGATGTGTTGAAAGAGATAATGGCAGGAATAGAAGAAGAGGGATTGAAGCCTAGATTGATAAGAGTACTAAGAACTTCAGATGTATCATTTTTGGCAAATGACGGAGCTAAACTAAGTGGGTCAGGGATAGGTATAGGGATTCAGTCAAAGGGAACTACTGTAATTCATCAAAAAGACTTATTTCCACTTTCAAACTTAGAACTATTTCCTCAGGCACCTCTTTTAAAAAGAGAGCATTTTAGAATGATAGGAAAAAATGCTGCTAAATATGCAAAGGGTGAATCACCTAATCCGGTGCCTCAGATGAATGACCAGATGGCCAGACCTAAATATCAGGCAATAGCTGCACTTCTTCATATAAAAGAGACTGAACATGTAGTTAAAAATTCGGCTCCTGTGGAATTAAAAGCAAAATTTAAATAA
- a CDS encoding propanediol/glycerol family dehydratase large subunit has translation MKSKRFEVLGERPVNKDGYIKEWPEKGLIAMDSPLDPKPSVKVVNGKIVELDGKKEADFDLLDSFIANYGINIENAEKVMAMDSREIAKMLVDINISRDEVKKVTLSLTPAKAAQVMTHMTVLEMMMAVNKMRARRTPSNQCHVTNLKDNPVQIAADAAEAALRGFSEQETTVGIVRYAPFNALALLVGAQVGRPGVLTQCAVEEATELLLGMRALTNYAETVSVYGTEQVFIDGDDTPWSKTFLASAYASRGLKMRYTSGSGSEVLMGYAEGCSMLYLETRCLFVTKGAGVQGIQNGSVSCVGVPGGVPGGVREILAENLVAMMLDLECASSNDQTFTHSDLRRVSRSLMQMIPGTDFICSGYSSTPNYDNMFAGSNWDAEDYDDWNIIQRDLKIDAGLHPVDKDEVIKARNKAARAIQGIFDALGFPEVTDEEVEAATYAHGSKDMPARDVVTDLKAAQELMTRGITGIDLVKALKTKGFDDVASDLLQVLKLRVSGDLLHTSAILDGDFNVISAVNDRNNYSGPGTGYQISDERWEKISNIPNAIDPTTIK, from the coding sequence ATGAAATCAAAACGTTTTGAAGTATTAGGAGAAAGACCTGTAAATAAAGATGGATATATAAAGGAATGGCCAGAAAAAGGGCTGATTGCAATGGATTCTCCATTGGATCCTAAACCAAGTGTAAAAGTTGTAAATGGAAAGATAGTAGAACTTGATGGAAAGAAAGAAGCTGACTTTGATCTTTTAGACAGTTTTATTGCGAATTATGGGATTAATATAGAAAATGCTGAAAAAGTAATGGCCATGGATTCTAGAGAAATAGCCAAAATGCTGGTAGATATCAACATTTCTAGAGATGAAGTAAAGAAAGTAACACTATCTTTGACTCCTGCAAAGGCAGCTCAGGTAATGACACATATGACTGTTCTTGAGATGATGATGGCTGTAAATAAGATGAGAGCCAGAAGAACTCCGTCAAATCAGTGTCATGTAACAAATCTGAAGGACAATCCAGTACAGATAGCAGCAGATGCAGCAGAGGCAGCTCTTAGAGGATTCTCAGAACAAGAAACAACAGTAGGAATAGTTAGATATGCTCCATTTAATGCTTTGGCATTACTTGTGGGAGCTCAGGTAGGAAGACCAGGAGTATTGACTCAGTGTGCCGTAGAAGAAGCTACAGAATTGCTTCTAGGAATGAGAGCACTGACTAACTATGCAGAGACAGTATCAGTATACGGAACAGAGCAGGTATTTATCGATGGAGATGACACTCCTTGGTCTAAGACCTTCCTAGCATCAGCTTATGCCTCTAGAGGACTTAAGATGAGATATACATCAGGAAGTGGGTCTGAGGTATTGATGGGTTATGCAGAAGGATGCTCAATGCTGTATCTTGAAACTCGTTGTCTTTTTGTAACAAAGGGAGCTGGAGTACAAGGAATACAAAATGGTTCAGTAAGTTGTGTGGGAGTTCCAGGAGGAGTTCCAGGAGGAGTCAGAGAGATTCTTGCTGAGAATCTTGTAGCTATGATGCTAGACCTCGAGTGTGCATCAAGTAATGACCAGACATTCACACACTCTGATTTAAGGAGGGTATCTAGAAGTTTAATGCAGATGATACCAGGAACTGACTTTATATGTTCTGGATATAGTTCTACACCAAACTATGACAATATGTTTGCAGGTTCAAACTGGGATGCAGAAGATTATGATGACTGGAATATAATCCAGAGAGACCTGAAGATAGACGCAGGTCTGCATCCAGTGGATAAAGATGAGGTAATAAAGGCTAGAAATAAAGCAGCAAGAGCAATTCAGGGTATTTTTGATGCTCTTGGATTCCCTGAGGTTACAGATGAAGAGGTAGAAGCTGCTACTTATGCTCACGGAAGTAAAGATATGCCGGCAAGAGATGTAGTAACAGATCTGAAAGCAGCTCAAGAACTTATGACAAGAGGAATAACGGGAATAGACTTAGTTAAAGCTCTAAAAACAAAGGGATTTGATGACGTAGCCTCTGATTTATTGCAGGTGCTAAAACTCAGAGTATCTGGAGACCTTCTACATACATCAGCAATATTAGATGGTGACTTCAATGTAATAAGTGCGGTAAACGACAGAAATAATTACAGTGGTCCAGGAACAGGTTATCAGATATCAGATGAAAGATGGGAAAAAATTTCAAATATTCCAAATGCAATAGATCCGACAACAATTAAATAA